In one window of Candidatus Scalindua sp. DNA:
- a CDS encoding radical SAM protein, with product MKKHSNIPIFIPELACPHKCVFCDQEKISGRRSIPGPGDVKGIVEQYLETMPGNRTVTIAFFGGSFTGIPLVLQEQYLKEAFRFVMNGKISGIRLSTRPDYINGAVLELLRKYGVTIIELGVQSTNREVLSKSGRGHTFEDIRNAADLICKNGFELGLQMMIGLPEDTYKKSIQTANDIVSFGARNVRIYPAIVVKGTALEKLYHAGKYIPLTLEQAVEWTKNIVHIFEKNNVSIIRMGLHPSEELVIGKSFIAGPYHASFKEMVMTKIWEENINSKLNENTSNTITITVSSRQIHYAIGYRQANRELLKSRGYNVRFTGNPAFFKYQIDVCDN from the coding sequence ATGAAAAAGCATTCCAACATACCAATATTTATTCCGGAACTGGCCTGTCCTCATAAATGCGTTTTCTGCGATCAGGAGAAAATCAGCGGAAGGCGTTCAATTCCCGGGCCAGGGGACGTTAAAGGTATTGTAGAACAGTACCTGGAAACCATGCCTGGAAACAGAACAGTTACTATTGCTTTTTTTGGTGGGAGTTTCACTGGCATACCTCTCGTTTTACAGGAACAATATTTAAAAGAAGCTTTCCGGTTTGTTATGAACGGGAAAATATCCGGTATCAGGTTGTCTACAAGACCGGATTATATTAATGGAGCAGTTCTTGAATTACTGAGAAAATATGGTGTAACAATCATTGAGCTGGGTGTCCAGTCTACCAACCGGGAAGTATTAAGTAAATCTGGACGGGGACACACTTTCGAAGATATCAGAAATGCGGCTGATCTGATCTGTAAAAATGGCTTCGAACTGGGGCTTCAAATGATGATTGGTCTGCCGGAAGACACTTATAAAAAATCTATTCAGACTGCTAATGATATCGTCTCATTTGGAGCAAGGAATGTGCGGATTTATCCTGCAATTGTTGTAAAGGGAACAGCCCTGGAAAAATTGTATCATGCAGGGAAGTACATACCATTAACACTTGAACAGGCAGTAGAATGGACAAAGAATATTGTTCATATATTTGAAAAAAACAACGTATCGATAATACGAATGGGTCTCCATCCATCAGAAGAGCTGGTTATCGGGAAGTCGTTTATTGCAGGCCCCTATCATGCCTCTTTCAAAGAAATGGTCATGACAAAAATATGGGAAGAGAATATTAACTCGAAACTGAATGAGAACACTTCAAATACGATTACAATTACTGTCTCCAGCAGACAGATACATTACGCGATAGGGTATCGGCAGGCCAATAGAGAACTGTTGAAATCCAGAGGCTACAATGTCAGATTTACCGGTAATCCCGCTTTTTTCAAATACCAAATAGATGTTTGCGATAATTGA
- a CDS encoding phosphatidylglycerophosphatase A, with protein MNKDKTKIDWIIATWFGSGLLPKAPGTWGSLIAIPFAFILYLYTGPYGLMSGTVALFFIGVWASNNAERNAQRKDPGFIVVDEVVGQWIALFPLSFSFIFNNHDSLNFIFASISSVAFISFRIFDIWKPWPIRNIDTSIPGGLGIMLDDVIAGAYALIITTLFTVTVFWIIVLIS; from the coding sequence ATGAATAAAGATAAAACAAAAATTGACTGGATTATAGCCACATGGTTTGGCTCAGGGCTTCTCCCCAAAGCGCCAGGAACATGGGGGAGCTTGATCGCTATACCCTTTGCATTTATACTTTATCTATATACCGGCCCATACGGTCTCATGTCCGGGACAGTTGCTTTATTCTTTATCGGCGTGTGGGCATCAAACAATGCTGAAAGAAATGCTCAAAGGAAGGACCCGGGATTTATTGTTGTCGATGAAGTAGTCGGTCAATGGATAGCCCTGTTCCCGCTCTCTTTCAGCTTTATCTTCAACAATCATGATTCTCTCAATTTCATTTTTGCTTCTATCTCATCAGTGGCATTCATCTCTTTCCGCATTTTTGACATATGGAAACCATGGCCTATCAGAAATATAGACACGAGCATCCCAGGTGGTCTGGGAATAATGCTGGATGATGTTATTGCGGGAGCCTACGCCCTGATAATAACAACCCTGTTTACCGTAACAGTGTTCTGGATTATTGTACTCATCTCATAA
- a CDS encoding OprO/OprP family phosphate-selective porin yields MSIPNLIFIFLFVVYSLFSGIHTVSAQSVSVPDLAYLHLCENTVTESVPQRLIEIDNNQLPFQEEERERISLEMGKENPAGKEIQENLPPLSAQNLRIGYNNGLYLETADNRFSLKASVRLQLRYEIDDFEDQDDTSAFTIRRGRIALKGNALGDLFSYFFQLDAHSTGKQSEISTLQLIDYYTDIKVIPFAIIRLGQGRVPSNRQWLTPDSKLQMVDFSVASSEFNLGRQLGVMAHDEFFNKKLEYNLGIYTGYYDLFDGDYQDNNEWLGILRVSYNPFGPFGYSESDVEFSESPLLHISGSASFNSKEDVSFNLKKRGKVTSDNVESVMFVQEAGFKYRGFSVLEEFYLRRRSFMEERITDLGWFVQGGYFVKPEKVELTLRYSQIFFDNDRTDESTDEGTLGVNYFFSGHNYKVQFNAVRLHSDTVNDESTDYKFILQFQFKL; encoded by the coding sequence ATGAGTATACCAAACCTAATATTCATATTTCTCTTTGTTGTCTATTCACTCTTTAGTGGTATACACACCGTCTCTGCACAGTCAGTCTCGGTTCCCGATCTAGCGTATCTACATCTTTGCGAGAACACAGTAACCGAATCTGTTCCACAAAGGCTAATTGAAATAGACAATAATCAGTTGCCGTTTCAGGAAGAAGAGCGAGAGAGGATTTCTCTGGAAATGGGCAAAGAAAATCCTGCTGGAAAGGAGATACAGGAAAACCTGCCACCCCTTTCAGCCCAAAACCTCCGAATAGGTTACAACAACGGGCTTTATCTGGAGACCGCAGACAACAGATTCTCATTAAAGGCGAGCGTCCGTCTTCAATTGCGGTACGAGATAGATGATTTTGAGGATCAGGATGATACCAGCGCTTTCACTATCCGTCGTGGAAGAATTGCATTAAAGGGTAACGCCCTGGGTGACCTGTTTTCATACTTTTTCCAGTTAGACGCTCACTCCACAGGTAAGCAGAGTGAAATCAGCACCCTCCAATTGATTGACTATTATACTGATATAAAGGTAATTCCTTTTGCTATAATCAGATTGGGTCAAGGGCGTGTTCCCTCGAACCGGCAGTGGTTAACGCCTGATTCAAAGCTTCAGATGGTCGATTTTTCAGTGGCGAGTAGTGAATTTAACCTCGGCAGGCAGCTTGGTGTGATGGCCCATGACGAATTTTTCAATAAAAAGCTGGAGTACAATTTAGGTATATATACAGGTTATTATGACCTCTTTGACGGGGATTATCAGGATAATAACGAGTGGCTCGGGATATTGAGAGTCTCTTACAACCCTTTCGGACCGTTCGGTTACAGCGAAAGCGATGTTGAGTTTTCGGAATCACCTTTATTACACATTTCAGGCTCTGCTTCATTTAACAGTAAAGAGGATGTATCATTCAATCTCAAAAAACGTGGCAAAGTAACGTCTGATAATGTTGAAAGTGTCATGTTCGTACAGGAGGCGGGGTTTAAATACAGAGGTTTTTCGGTACTGGAGGAGTTTTATTTGAGAAGAAGATCGTTCATGGAGGAGAGAATAACAGACCTGGGCTGGTTTGTGCAGGGAGGATATTTTGTCAAACCCGAAAAAGTAGAACTCACGCTGAGATACTCGCAGATCTTTTTTGATAATGACAGGACAGATGAAAGCACTGACGAGGGCACCCTGGGCGTCAACTATTTCTTCTCCGGACACAATTACAAGGTTCAATTTAATGCCGTTCGGTTACATAGCGATACCGTGAATGATGAAAGCACTGACTATAAATTTATATTACAATTTCAATTTAAATTATGA
- a CDS encoding helicase-associated domain-containing protein, which yields MSYHPENPMIVQSDKTILLEVDHPRYEDARDDLARFAELEKSPEHIHTYRITPLSLWNAASSGVTNNTILKIFSKFSKYDVPQNIIEDIKDNISRYGKLKLIKRNGDFLITSEDQYLITEITHNKHVIPLIKQQVNQLEFTIAPLNRGHIKQVLIKIGFPVEDVAGYEDGDAMTFSLRDNLLTNNLPFAMREYQREAVGVFYANGSATGGNGVLVLPCGAGKTILGIAIMEKYQYQTLILATNITALRQWRDEIVDKTSLCIEDIGEYSGEKKEIKPITITTYQIMTFRKKQEDGFPHLALFNKQNWGLIIYDEVHLLPAPVFRTTAEIQSKRRLGLTATLVREDGLEDDVFSLIGPKKYDVPWKVLEKQGWIAEALCTEIRIPLAEELRMKYAIAELREKFRISSENPLKNTMIIQLLKRHDGDNVLVIGQYLSQLKIISTELNAPLITGKTSNLEREKLYSEFKHGKVKILVVSKVANFAINLPDANVAIQVSGTFGSRQEEAQRLGRILRPKQGENRAHFYSLITRDTRDQDFAVKRQLFLTEQGYQYEIHDYEDLLKV from the coding sequence ATGAGCTACCATCCTGAAAACCCGATGATTGTCCAGAGTGATAAAACCATCCTCCTGGAAGTTGATCACCCGAGGTATGAAGATGCCCGTGATGATCTGGCACGGTTCGCCGAACTTGAAAAGAGCCCGGAGCATATTCACACATACCGTATAACGCCTCTTTCGCTCTGGAACGCCGCGTCATCAGGTGTCACGAACAACACCATTTTAAAGATATTCAGTAAATTTAGTAAGTATGATGTCCCCCAGAATATCATTGAGGATATCAAAGACAATATCAGCCGTTACGGCAAACTTAAGCTCATTAAGCGGAATGGTGACTTTCTTATTACCTCTGAAGATCAGTATCTGATTACAGAAATAACGCACAATAAGCACGTCATACCCTTGATTAAACAGCAGGTGAATCAACTCGAATTTACTATTGCTCCACTAAATAGAGGACATATCAAACAGGTTCTGATAAAAATCGGTTTCCCTGTGGAGGATGTTGCCGGTTATGAAGACGGTGACGCAATGACCTTTTCCTTAAGGGACAATCTACTGACGAACAATCTTCCTTTTGCAATGAGGGAATACCAGCGTGAAGCGGTCGGGGTGTTTTATGCGAATGGGAGCGCAACAGGTGGTAACGGGGTACTTGTGCTTCCATGCGGCGCCGGGAAAACGATTCTTGGAATAGCGATAATGGAGAAATATCAGTACCAGACATTGATCCTTGCGACAAATATTACCGCACTGAGGCAGTGGAGAGATGAAATTGTCGACAAGACAAGTCTCTGTATAGAAGATATAGGAGAGTACAGCGGTGAAAAAAAGGAGATCAAACCGATCACCATAACCACATATCAGATTATGACATTTCGTAAAAAGCAGGAAGACGGTTTTCCTCATCTTGCACTATTCAATAAACAGAACTGGGGGTTGATAATATACGATGAAGTACACCTGTTGCCCGCCCCTGTGTTCAGGACTACGGCGGAGATTCAGTCCAAGAGACGTTTGGGGCTCACGGCGACATTAGTCAGAGAGGATGGGTTAGAGGATGACGTTTTCAGCTTAATAGGGCCAAAGAAATATGATGTTCCATGGAAAGTGCTCGAAAAGCAGGGATGGATAGCCGAGGCGCTTTGTACTGAGATACGCATCCCTCTGGCAGAGGAACTGAGGATGAAATACGCCATAGCAGAGCTGCGGGAAAAATTCAGGATATCTTCTGAAAACCCTCTGAAAAACACTATGATCATACAATTATTAAAAAGACATGATGGAGACAATGTGCTGGTCATAGGCCAGTATCTTTCGCAACTCAAGATAATTTCCACTGAGTTAAATGCACCCTTAATTACCGGCAAGACTTCAAACCTGGAACGGGAGAAATTGTACAGTGAATTTAAGCATGGAAAGGTTAAGATTCTTGTCGTGTCAAAGGTTGCCAATTTTGCCATAAACCTTCCTGACGCAAATGTTGCAATACAGGTTTCCGGAACATTCGGATCACGCCAGGAAGAGGCCCAGCGCCTGGGGCGGATCCTTCGTCCAAAGCAAGGGGAAAACAGGGCACACTTCTATTCTCTCATCACACGCGACACGAGGGACCAGGATTTTGCCGTAAAGCGTCAGCTATTTCTTACTGAACAGGGTTATCAGTACGAGATACATGATTATGAGGATCTTCTTAAAGTTTGA
- a CDS encoding endonuclease domain-containing protein, whose product MKADKSNNYAYNHKLQPFANALRKHMTKSEACIWKYALKARKMKGYQFRRQRPVLNYIADFMCKELKLIIELDGITHQWEETSVKDEKKAKDLESAGFLVIRFSDNEVLNNMEGVIWRIEKVIEDLERSTPFIPRQRGRQRGTSGKN is encoded by the coding sequence ATGAAAGCAGATAAATCCAACAACTACGCATACAACCACAAATTACAGCCTTTTGCCAATGCGCTTCGCAAGCACATGACCAAGTCTGAAGCGTGTATCTGGAAGTATGCCTTAAAGGCCAGGAAGATGAAAGGCTACCAATTCCGCAGACAGAGGCCTGTGTTGAATTATATTGCTGACTTTATGTGTAAGGAATTGAAATTGATCATTGAATTGGATGGAATCACACACCAATGGGAGGAGACATCTGTAAAGGATGAAAAAAAGGCGAAAGATCTGGAATCCGCAGGTTTTCTCGTGATACGTTTTTCTGACAATGAGGTATTAAATAATATGGAGGGCGTTATCTGGCGGATTGAAAAAGTGATAGAAGATCTAGAAAGATCCACCCCCTTCATCCCCCGCCAGCGGGGGAGACAACGTGGCACAAGCGGAAAGAATTAA